The following are from one region of the Paenibacillus sp. JZ16 genome:
- a CDS encoding helix-turn-helix domain-containing protein, producing MNKLRVERAEEMLRRNPDVKLADLSYQLGFSDSKYFSKVFKKITGRPPSQSVESEM from the coding sequence GTGAACAAGCTGCGCGTCGAGCGGGCCGAAGAGATGCTCCGCCGCAATCCCGATGTGAAGCTGGCGGATTTGTCCTATCAACTGGGCTTCTCGGACAGCAAATATTTTTCCAAGGTATTCAAGAAAATTACGGGAAGGCCGCCAAGCCAAAGCGTCGAGTCCGAAATGTAG
- a CDS encoding sensor domain-containing protein → MKATEATGMARAGKVNWVLFNPKTYATILYFLLSLPLGIIYFTVAITGLTLSIGLTPIFIGIPLFFGVAKLLNGIVNFEQSMIRQILGLPAPSASYTYNQQSESGQNWLKRMVRGFDGGLFIRNLLLVLLRFVTGIVFFVIMVTAISLGLGLIALPVVHIILMNELQLDILENSVFSYFHIDWTYNQQYLLYVGVGLILFWVALRIVNGLMQIQRKIMYVDEPYQQPSVPPMEAPIHASVQSQYYDYPEDHPAQGMMQPAHREL, encoded by the coding sequence ATGAAGGCAACAGAAGCGACTGGAATGGCGCGGGCAGGCAAGGTGAATTGGGTGCTTTTTAATCCAAAAACCTATGCAACGATCCTCTATTTCTTGCTATCTCTCCCGTTAGGGATTATTTATTTTACAGTAGCGATAACGGGACTAACACTATCCATCGGTTTGACTCCAATATTTATCGGAATACCGCTGTTTTTTGGAGTAGCCAAGCTGTTGAATGGGATTGTCAATTTTGAACAAAGCATGATTAGACAAATTTTAGGTTTACCTGCTCCTTCTGCTTCGTATACCTACAATCAACAGTCTGAATCTGGGCAGAATTGGTTGAAACGAATGGTGAGAGGTTTTGACGGAGGGTTATTTATTCGAAATCTGCTCCTCGTATTACTAAGATTTGTTACTGGCATCGTATTCTTTGTTATTATGGTGACGGCGATTTCACTGGGACTCGGATTAATTGCTCTTCCCGTCGTCCATATCATTTTGATGAATGAACTGCAGCTTGATATTTTGGAGAATAGCGTATTTAGTTATTTTCATATCGATTGGACTTATAATCAGCAATATCTGCTGTACGTAGGCGTTGGCCTTATCCTGTTCTGGGTCGCGCTGCGTATCGTGAATGGGCTCATGCAAATTCAGCGTAAGATCATGTATGTGGATGAACCCTATCAGCAGCCGTCAGTGCCGCCAATGGAAGCACCAATACATGCGTCTGTTCAGTCGCAATATTACGACTACCCAGAGGATCACCCCGCTCAAGGGATGATGCAGCCAGCCCATAGAGAGCTTTAG